In Arachis hypogaea cultivar Tifrunner chromosome 17, arahy.Tifrunner.gnm2.J5K5, whole genome shotgun sequence, a single window of DNA contains:
- the LOC112764935 gene encoding rRNA (cytosine-C(5))-methyltransferase NOP2C yields MKKERVTLTLLKTLGSCRRRFHKTPNVAATHRHQTTMEEQQLHSDRYSFNPTLKWNPEVHNYFAKAYGVERFSRISIALTRPSRYSCIRVNTMRSTTDAVVEKLRAILKESSSGSGDVSENGANGNLALVESEDGDSNPLRGDCIGAGAVSKCQIPGMEYVVFVWGSGPRHINYGYAPDLPPPKEVIVSRKCAEAVLRGAQAYVPGVMACSAHVEKGDTVAVSVAVEQKGVDGGWGIGMTRGTVLQGSQADPYYFERNGLYIGQGTAMMSRAGLFRVPEGVGVEMKNRVYELHSFHNVLEGEIFLQNLPSIVAAHALDPQKGERILDMCAAPGGKTTAIAILMKDEGEIIATDRSHNKVLDIQKRANEMGLSCIKTFKLDALKSVSRGNHTNASIGPSSCDANNGMANKVSDSSNVQGEGILSIIEDRLKTEVMEENGNGEKANGKVYLSKADIRKSMRRARNGPGRNQSLGGRVDGSKGFSPNSFDRVLLDAPCSALGLRPRLFAGEETVESLRNHGKYQRRMFDQAVQLARPGGVIVYSTCTINPGENEALVRYALDKYKYLSLAPQHPRLGGPGLVGSCEFPNGYLEEWLRPGEENLVQRFDPSSPLDTIGFFIAKFVVGSKDG; encoded by the exons atgaagaaagagAGGGTAACGCTTACGCTGCTGAAAACCCTTGGAAGCTGCAGAAGACGATTCCATAAAACCCCCAACGTTGCCGCCACTCACCGCCATCAAACAACAATGGAGGAACAACAACTCCACTCCGATCGATACTCCTTCAATCCAACCCTCAAATGGAACCCGGAGGTGCATAACTACTTCGCCAAAGCTTATGGCGTTGAACGCTTCTCTCGCATCTCCATCGCTCTAAC CCGTCCTTCTAGGTACTCTTGTATTCGGGTTAACACGATGAGATCCACTACTGATGCTGTTGTTGAGAAGCTACGGGCGATTTTGAAGGAGTCTTCCTCAGGTTCTGGGGATGTCTCTGAGAATGGTGCTAATGGGAACCTGGCATTGGTGGAAAGCGAAGATGGAGATAGTAATCCTTTAAGAGGGGATTGTATTGGTGCTGGTGCTGTTTCTAAGTGCCAGATTCCTGGGATGGAATATGTGGTGTTTGTTTGGGGTTCAGGGCCTCGTCACATCAATTATGGTTATGCACCTGATTTGCCTCCTCCCAAGGAGGTCATCGTTAGTAGGAAGTGTGCCGAGGCTGTTCTTCGGGGTGCTCAG GCATATGTTCCTGGTGTAATGGCTTGCAGTGCTCATGTTGAGAAAGGAGATACTGTTGCAGTCTCAGTTGCTGTGGAGCAGAAGGGTGTGGATGGGGGATGGGGTATTGGTATGACACGTGGTACTGTTCTCCAAGGATCACAAGCAG ATCCATATTATTTTGAACGGAATGGGCTTTATATTGGCCAAGGAACAGCAATGATGTCAAGGGCTGGACTGTTTCGGGTTCCTGAAGGAGTTGGTGTGGAGATGAAGAACAGAGTATATGAACTTCATTCTTTTCATA ATGTTCTTGAAGGAGAAATATTTCTTCAAAACCTGCCAAGTATTGTTGCTGCACATGCTCTAG ATCCGCAAAAGGGTGAGAGGATACTAGACATGTGTGCTGCACCTGGAGGGAAAACAACCGCAATTGCAATACTTATGAAGGATGAAGGAGAGATCATCGCAACTGATAGATCTCATAACAAG GTGCTGGATATTCAGAAAAGGGCAAATGAAATGGGCTTGAGTTGTATAAAGACATTTAAATTGGATGCTCTTAAATCTGTTAGTCGAGGAAACCATACTAACGCTTCTATTGGTCCAAGCTCTTGTGATGCCAATAATGGTATGGCAAATAAAGTGTCTGATTCATCAAATGTGCAAGGAGAAGGAATCTTGTCTATTATTGAAGATAGGTTAAAAACCGAGGTCATGGAGGAAAATG GTAATGGTGAAAAGGCTAACGGAAAAGTTTATTTGAGCAAAGCTGACATCCGGAAGAGTATGCGAAGAGCACGAAACGGACCTGGAAGAAATCAAAGCTTAGGTGGCAGGGTTGATGGTTCAAAAGGTTTCTCTCCTAATAGTTTTGATAGAGTTCTTCTGGATGCTCCCTGTTCTGCCCTTGGTTTAAGGCCTCGGTTATTTGCTGGAGAG GAAACAGTTGAATCTTTAAGAAACCATGGAAAATACCAGAGAAGGATGTTTGACCAGGCTGTTCAATTGGCTCGACCAGGTGGAGTAATTGTATATTCAAC TTGTACAATTAATCCCGGTGAGAATGAAGCTTTAGTTCGGTATGCTTTGGATAAATACAAATACCTGTCATTGGCACCACAG caCCCAAGACTAGGAGGACCTGGactagttggtagttgtgaattTCCCAACGGATACCTGGA GGAGTGGTTACGACCTGGAGAGGAAAACCTAGTTCAGAGGTTTGATCCATCATCCCCACTTGATACAATTGGATTTTTCATAGCCAAATTTGTTGTTGGGTCTAAAGATGGTTAG